The following is a genomic window from Nguyenibacter vanlangensis.
GCGCCACCTGCCTGAGATGGTCGGAGAATTCGGCGAGAACCGGCGCCAGCGGCGTGGCGCTGCGTGAAATGACGCCGAAATGGAACGGAATCTGCACGTCGAGCGGCCGCACGACGGCACCGTCCACCGGCATCCCATAGGCCGTGACCGGATCGATCACCGCCACCCCCATGCCGGCGCGCGCGGCGGCGACGGCCGAGACGCTGGCATTGGTGTCGATGGCGGAAAACGGCGCGAGGCCGGCCGCGCGAAAGGCCGCATCGATCCGGGGACGCAGCCGGAAGGGGTTGGACGTGGCGATCAGCGGCCGGTCCTGCAGGTCGATCAGACGGATCCGCCGGCGCCGGACAAGGGGATCGGAATCGGACACCACCGCCACGCAGGCGGCCGAACCGATCCAGTGCACGTCCACCCCCGGATGGTCGAGCGGCAGCGACGAGATGCCGAGTTCCGCCGTGCCGGAACTGACGGCCTGGACGACGTTTTCGGCCATCATCGTGTGGAGGAAAATCTTGCGCGGCAGGCGGCCCGGCGGGATGCGCGCCAGGGCGAAGGGCGCGATGGTCGCGGTGAAGGCCGGGATCGACGCGATTTCGAACGGCTGCGGCTCGCCGAAGGCGATGGCGTCCGCGCGCTCCTTGATATGGCGCAGGCCGCTGAGGAAACGCTCGACCTCGGAATGGAACAGCACGCCCTGGCTGGTGGGCGCGATGCGCGGGCCGTTCCGCGACAGCAGCAGGAAACCGATATTGTTTTCCAGGTCCTGAATCGCGCGGCTGATCGTCGGCTGTGACCGGTTGAGGACGCGCGCCGCGGCGGTGATGCTGCCGGCCGACATCACGGCCGCGAACGCATCGAGTTGCTTGATGTCGAGATCATCCAAATTCATGCCGCGCATCATAGCAGGCCCGATGATCGTTGCAAACCAAGGATGCCTTACAAGGATCATAATGGCATTGTCATTCGTAATACGCATGATAAGGTGACCACGGCCGGGACGCCGGAACCGGAACCGGCCAAGTCGCGTCATTTCGATATGAGAAAAAAATGCCACCACCGGACGTCAATTTCTTCGCGGATAGAATTGCCGCGACCCGATCGCCGGCGATGCGGGACATGTTCGCCGCACGGGCGGAGATCATGCGCCTGTGCGACGCCAGCGCCGCCGCGGTCCTGACCCCCATGGAACCCGGCCGGATCGGCCGGGCCGAACGTTTTGCCCTGGCATCGCGGATCTCGCGCTGGAATGGTGATGCCGCCCTGGCGGACCGCTACGGCCGGCAGTTGGACGAGATGTCGGCCTGTCCGGTGCTGCGGGCGCTGGGCCTGGGCGAGATGCCCGAACTGGACGCGCGGCAGGCCGCGATCGTGACCTATGTCGATATCGTCACCAAGGATCCCGTCAAGGCGGGGCGGGCCGAAATTGCGGCGATGCAGTCGGCCGGCCTGACGGATGCGGACGTGGTCCGGCTGGCCGAACTGGTGGCGTTCGTCAATTTCCAGGCCCGCGTCATGGCCGGCCTGACGCTGATCGAGGAGCATGCGGCATGAAGCCGGCAACGGAATTTACGGTCGAGCCCCTGGAATGGGAGCCCTACATCACGCCGGTCAACCTGGACGAGGCGACCGACGCGCAGCGCGACGCGCTGAAAATCACGCCGTCGAACAAGAAAATCTCGAATTATGTCCTGACCCTGGCGCTGGATCCCGAAAGCCTGGCGCACCGAACCCCGCTCTTCAACGCCATCATGTACGGCCCGGCGGGCCTGCCGCGTTCAGAGCGGGAACTGGGCGCGGTCGCGGCCTCGATCGTCAATCATTGCATCTATTGCGCGTCCACCCATGCCGCGCGCTACAACCAACTGACATCCCGGCCCGAAATCATGCAGGAAATCTTCAGCGCCGGCACCCAGGCCGCGCTGGACGAGCATTCCCAGGGTCTTTTCGATTTCGCGGTCCATTTGTCCCGGACGCCCCCCGCCCTGTCGCGCGACGACGTGTCGGTCCTGGAATGTTTGGGCCTCACAGCGCTGCAGATGTTCGACCTGGTGCTGTCGGCGGCGATTTTCGGCTGGGCCAACCGGCTGATGCACCCGCTGGGCCAGGCGATGAAGGCGCAATAGCGCCGGCCCGGCACCGCATTGCCGGGTGGGGCCCTACCAACGCGTCAGAGGCGGCAGGACCAGCCGCGCGGCCAGCGCCGTCACGCCGCCGCCGAGAAGATACCAGACGGCGACATAGAGCGGGTCGTCGAAAGGACAGGCCAGCATGAAGACCAGCGCCCCCCAGGCGGCGGCGGCCATCCCGGCGGCGGCGGCGCTGCCGCGCCGGTCGGTCGGGGCGCCGCGCCGCATCAACAACCCGAACGCCGCGACCGCCGGCAGCGACAGCAGCACGATCTTCGTCGCGCAAATGATGCCATGCACCGGGTCCAGCCGCTGCCCGAGCGACGCCCCCCCTGCCCGCGCCGCATCGACCAGCCAACCGGCCGCCAGGGTGGCCAGCACCAGCATGACGGCCGCCCGCACGCCACGACGCGGCGAACGGATCGGGCTGAGGGACAGGATGGCCGCCCCGCCGCCGACCAGCGCGATCAGCGCCAGGCTGATCGCCTTCCACCAGAAGCTCGGCAGCGCCATGGCCGCCGACAGATCGGGCCGCATCGTGCCCATTCCGGCGAAACCCGCCATTTCGACCGCGCCCAGCAGCAGCAGCAGCGCGGCGTCGCGCAGGGGGGTACGCCGGCGCACCGGGCGCAGATCGGCGCTGAGCCGGTCGATCAGCGGATCAATCGACATCGTCACCTCGCTTGACCAGATCGCTCAGACGTCCCAGCCCCCGATGGATATTGACCTTGACCAGCGACACGGTCTGGCCCGTCCGCCGCGACGTTTCCTCGACGCTGAATCCCTGCAGCTTCACCAGCCGGATCGCATCCGCCTGGGCCGGCTTCAGCGTCGCCAGCAGGCGCTCCAGCGCATGGGCGGCCGTCACCGCGTTCCCGTGATCGGGAATGGCGATGTCCTCGCACAAGGGTATCTCGGTCTTCTGCATGGCGCGCAGCCTGTCGATCCATTTATAGCGGGCGATGGCCGCCAGCCAGGGCGCGAACGGCTTGGCCGGGTCATAGGTATGGCGCTTCTCGTGAACCGCCAGCAGCGTATCCTGGACCGCGTCATCGACCATCGACACCGGCAGCCGCCGGGAGAAATAGCGCTTCAGCCAGACGGCGATTTCGGCCAGCGCGCGGCGATAGGCCTGCGCGTCGCCGCGCTGCGCCGCCGCCATCAGCATGCTCCAATCGGCGTCCGTCACATCATCTCCCGCCATGTCCCCCGCCCCGCGGCGCGCGCCCATCCTATCCCGGCGCACGCTGGCAGAGAACAGGGGGGTCGCAAAACAGCGGCATGAACAGCGGCACAAACAGCGTCTTCAGCACCGCAAGGCACGGGGCGTGGCCGGGATGACGGCGCAGCGACGGTCCTTTGATCTTGTCGTCCATGATCGCCCTCGTTCTCATGCGAACGTCTCTCACGCGGGCGTGAAGGTCAGCGCCGCGCCGTTCATGCAGTAGCGCAGGCCGGTCGGCGCCGGACCGTCGTCGAATACATGGCCCAGATGGCCGCCGCAGGTCGCGCAATGGATTTCGGTCCGCTGCATGCCATGGCTGTCGTCGCGTGCCTCCTGCACCGCATGGACAAGAACCGCCAGAAGCTGGGCCAGCCGGTGCCGCTGTCGAATTTGGTCGCGGCATCGAAATTCGCCGTGCCGCACCCCGCGCAATGGAACCGGCCGGGCCGGTGCTCGTTCAGCAGCGGACTGGAGAAGGGTGGCTCGGTGCCACCCGCGCGCAGGATCGCATATTGCGCGGGCGTCAGCAGGCGGCGCCATTCGACGTCGCTGTGCATGACCGGATAGCGCATATCGGCGCGCGCGAGACGGGGCATGGCCCCGAATGCGAGAAGAACCGTGCTCCGCAGCAGGAAATCGCGTCGGGATGTCATCGTGGCCTCCAGCGCCCATGGCGTCGGTGGCATGTTCGGTACCCATGCCCCGCCGGTTACAGGCGACGCGCGAAATCCCGCCCGCGACATGCCGTCCAAAAATTTTTCCCAAAAATTCCGCCGGACCGTAACCCGCGCCCCTGCCCCCGCGAAGATCCGCCTGTCCGAAGGGAGAAGACCATGAAACCCGACCGCAGGCGCACACACACGCGGATCGTCCGGCTGACGCATTGGGTCGCGACGGCGGCGATGCTGTGCATGATCGGCAGCGGCTGGCAGATCTATAACGCCTCGCCGATCCTGCCCTTCACCTTCCCGCCCTGGGCGACGCTGGGCGGATGGCTGGCCGGCGGGATCGCCTGGCATTTCGCGGCCATGTGGGTGCTGATGGCCGCCGGCCTGGTCTATCTGGCCCATGGTTTCGCATCGGGTCATTTCCGGCGGGATATCCGGCCCCAGGGTGTGCGGCGCACCGCGCAGGATTTCGCCCTGGCCCTGCGGCTGCGGCTGCATCACCGGGCCGGCGCGTACAACGCCGTGCAGCGCCTGTTCTATACCGGGGTGCTGGTGGTGGCGGTTCTGGCCGTTCTGAGCGGGCTTGCGATCTGGAAACCCGTGCAGCTCGGCTGGCTGAGCTGGCTGCTGGGCGGGTACGACATCGCGCGACGCATCCATTTCACGATGATGGCGCTGATCGTCGCCTTTCTGATCGTGCATCTGACGCTGGTGGCGATCGTGCCGTCGACCCTGGTCGGCATGATCACCGGCGGCCGCCGCATACCCGATTCCGACAGGACACAGCCCAGGATACAGCCATGAACCGCCCGATCATCGACCGCGCGGCGATCGCCCCGGACCTGCGGCGCATCGAGCGCCGTCTGATGCTGAAACACGCGCTGTCGCTGGGCGGGCTGGCCATGCTGTCGGGCTGCGTGCTGGACGACAATGCCGGCATCGAGCGCGCGCTGGCCACGGCGCTGCGTTTTACCGACCGGATGCAGGCCCTGCTGTTCAGCCGCGCCCGCCTGGCCCGGACATTTCCGCACAGCGCCCTGACCACGCCCTTTCCGTTCAATGCCTATTATGGCATCGACGCAGTCCGCACCGTCGATGCGGGGCAATGGCGGCTGGAACTGTCCGGGCTGATCGCCGACCGGCGCCCCTGGTCGCTGTCGCAGTTCCGGGCCCTGCCGCAGGAAAGCCAGATCACCCGCCATATCTGCGTCGAGGGCTGGAGCGCGATCGGTGCCTGGTCCGGGGTGCCGCTTGCGACCTTCCTGCGGCACGTGGGCGCGGATCTGCGGGCGAAATACGTGATGTTCCGCTGTTTCGACGATTATTCCACCAGCATCGACATGGCGACCGCGCTGCATCCCCAGACCATCATGGCGCTGGATTACGACGGCCGATCCCTGCCCCCCGCCTATGGCGCGCCGATGAAGATCCGCATTCCCACCAAGCTGGGCTACAAGAATCCGAAATATGTCGCGGCCCTCGAGGTGACGAACAAGTTTCCCGGCGGCTATTGGGAAGACCAGGGTTACGACTGGTTCGGCGGATCGTGAAAGAATCGCGCCCCATCCGTAATCCGCGCCGTCGGGAAAGCGAAGAACGGGACGCAGGAACACGTGCCGCGCGTTTCGATCGCAAGTTCAGGAGACAGGCAATGTTCACACGCTCATTTTCCACCCTGTTCTGCACCGCGCTGCTGGTGGGCGGCTCCGCCATGGCGCAGGAGACCATGCAACCCCCGGCGGGACAGACGCCGCAAGGCCAGATGCAACAGAGCCCGATGACGCACGAGATGCACCCCGGTGCCATGGCGCCGAACGCGATGGCGCCAGACGCGATGGGCCACATGAAGATGAAGAAGCCCCCCATGCAGACGAAACCGGGGCAGCCGAAACCCGGGCAGATGAAACCCACGCAGACGAAACCCGGCGCGATGGAGAAATCCCCGATGAGCCCCAATGCGATGCCGCATGGCGGGATGGCGCCCGACCAGACGACGGGACCGCACTGAACCCGCCCGGCCCCGCCGTCGTCACGCGCGGGCAGCGGGCCGCAGGAACTGGCCGCCTGACGGGGCGGCCAGTATCCTGTTTTCGCACATCGGGCATTTTCCGCGCAGCACGACCAT
Proteins encoded in this region:
- a CDS encoding LysR family transcriptional regulator codes for the protein MNLDDLDIKQLDAFAAVMSAGSITAAARVLNRSQPTISRAIQDLENNIGFLLLSRNGPRIAPTSQGVLFHSEVERFLSGLRHIKERADAIAFGEPQPFEIASIPAFTATIAPFALARIPPGRLPRKIFLHTMMAENVVQAVSSGTAELGISSLPLDHPGVDVHWIGSAACVAVVSDSDPLVRRRRIRLIDLQDRPLIATSNPFRLRPRIDAAFRAAGLAPFSAIDTNASVSAVAAARAGMGVAVIDPVTAYGMPVDGAVVRPLDVQIPFHFGVISRSATPLAPVLAEFSDHLRQVARDTLPDFIEHDVSEMEALLRGVFGTVSQDAC
- a CDS encoding peroxidase-related enzyme (This protein belongs to a clade of uncharacterized proteins related to peroxidases such as the alkylhydroperoxidase AhpD.), producing MKPATEFTVEPLEWEPYITPVNLDEATDAQRDALKITPSNKKISNYVLTLALDPESLAHRTPLFNAIMYGPAGLPRSERELGAVAASIVNHCIYCASTHAARYNQLTSRPEIMQEIFSAGTQAALDEHSQGLFDFAVHLSRTPPALSRDDVSVLECLGLTALQMFDLVLSAAIFGWANRLMHPLGQAMKAQ
- a CDS encoding DUF1109 domain-containing protein, which gives rise to MSIDPLIDRLSADLRPVRRRTPLRDAALLLLLGAVEMAGFAGMGTMRPDLSAAMALPSFWWKAISLALIALVGGGAAILSLSPIRSPRRGVRAAVMLVLATLAAGWLVDAARAGGASLGQRLDPVHGIICATKIVLLSLPAVAAFGLLMRRGAPTDRRGSAAAAGMAAAAWGALVFMLACPFDDPLYVAVWYLLGGGVTALAARLVLPPLTRW
- a CDS encoding sigma-70 family RNA polymerase sigma factor — protein: MTDADWSMLMAAAQRGDAQAYRRALAEIAVWLKRYFSRRLPVSMVDDAVQDTLLAVHEKRHTYDPAKPFAPWLAAIARYKWIDRLRAMQKTEIPLCEDIAIPDHGNAVTAAHALERLLATLKPAQADAIRLVKLQGFSVEETSRRTGQTVSLVKVNIHRGLGRLSDLVKRGDDVD
- a CDS encoding cytochrome b/b6 domain-containing protein, which translates into the protein MKPDRRRTHTRIVRLTHWVATAAMLCMIGSGWQIYNASPILPFTFPPWATLGGWLAGGIAWHFAAMWVLMAAGLVYLAHGFASGHFRRDIRPQGVRRTAQDFALALRLRLHHRAGAYNAVQRLFYTGVLVVAVLAVLSGLAIWKPVQLGWLSWLLGGYDIARRIHFTMMALIVAFLIVHLTLVAIVPSTLVGMITGGRRIPDSDRTQPRIQP
- a CDS encoding molybdopterin-dependent oxidoreductase, which gives rise to MNRPIIDRAAIAPDLRRIERRLMLKHALSLGGLAMLSGCVLDDNAGIERALATALRFTDRMQALLFSRARLARTFPHSALTTPFPFNAYYGIDAVRTVDAGQWRLELSGLIADRRPWSLSQFRALPQESQITRHICVEGWSAIGAWSGVPLATFLRHVGADLRAKYVMFRCFDDYSTSIDMATALHPQTIMALDYDGRSLPPAYGAPMKIRIPTKLGYKNPKYVAALEVTNKFPGGYWEDQGYDWFGGS